One Streptomyces drozdowiczii DNA segment encodes these proteins:
- the yajC gene encoding preprotein translocase subunit YajC: MNPVTLLPFIVLIGAMFLMTRSAKKKQAAAAAMRNEMQPGTGVRTIGGMYATVKELHDDTVLLEVAPGVHAVYAKNAIGAVLDDAEYNRIVHGDDPELDVDGAVVPDDASSLTEADHAKTDLVKKTDSDADAEAEAADDKKSEGKADGEADAK; encoded by the coding sequence GTGAATCCCGTGACTCTCCTCCCCTTCATCGTGCTCATCGGGGCCATGTTCCTGATGACGCGGTCCGCCAAGAAGAAGCAGGCGGCGGCTGCGGCCATGCGCAATGAAATGCAGCCCGGCACCGGCGTCCGCACGATCGGGGGCATGTACGCCACCGTCAAGGAGCTTCACGACGACACGGTCCTCCTCGAGGTCGCCCCCGGCGTCCACGCCGTGTACGCGAAGAACGCGATCGGCGCCGTCCTGGACGACGCGGAGTACAACCGCATCGTCCACGGCGACGACCCCGAGCTCGACGTCGACGGCGCGGTCGTGCCCGACGACGCCTCCTCGCTCACCGAGGCCGACCACGCGAAGACCGACCTGGTCAAGAAGACCGACTCGGACGCCGACGCCGAAGCCGAGGCCGCGGACGACAAGAAGTCCGAGGGCAAGGCCGACGGCGAGGCCGACGCGAAGTAA
- the ruvA gene encoding Holliday junction branch migration protein RuvA yields the protein MIAFVTGPVAALAPTTAVIEVGGIGMAVQCAPNTLAALRIGQEARLATSLVVREDSLTLYGFADDDERQVFELLQTASGVGPRLAQAMLATHTPDALRLAVATGDEKALTAVSGIGKKGAQKLLLELKDRLGEPIGTHAPGQGIGAAVSASWRDQLQAALIGLGYATREADEAVAAVAPQAEEALAAGGQAPVPQLLRAALQTLNRAR from the coding sequence ATGATCGCCTTCGTCACCGGCCCCGTCGCCGCGCTCGCCCCGACCACGGCCGTCATCGAGGTCGGCGGCATCGGCATGGCCGTCCAGTGCGCGCCCAACACCCTGGCCGCCCTGCGCATCGGCCAGGAGGCCAGGCTCGCCACCTCACTCGTCGTCCGCGAGGACTCGCTGACCCTCTACGGCTTCGCCGACGACGACGAGCGGCAGGTCTTCGAGCTGCTCCAGACCGCCAGCGGCGTCGGCCCCCGGCTCGCCCAGGCCATGCTGGCCACGCACACCCCGGACGCCCTGCGGCTCGCCGTGGCCACCGGTGACGAGAAGGCGCTCACCGCCGTCTCCGGCATCGGCAAGAAGGGCGCCCAGAAGCTGCTGCTGGAGCTGAAGGACCGGCTCGGCGAGCCGATCGGCACCCACGCCCCCGGCCAGGGCATCGGCGCCGCCGTCTCCGCCTCCTGGCGCGACCAGCTCCAGGCCGCCCTGATCGGCCTCGGCTACGCCACCCGCGAGGCCGACGAGGCGGTCGCCGCCGTCGCGCCCCAGGCCGAGGAAGCCCTCGCCGCCGGGGGCCAGGCACCCGTGCCGCAGCTGCTGCGCGCCGCCCTGCAAACGCTCAACCGGGCGCGCTGA
- a CDS encoding glycosyltransferase family 4 protein has product MKIGIVCPYSWDVPGGVQFHIRDLAEHLIRLGHEVSVLAPADDETPLPPYVVSAGRAVPVPYNGSVARLNFGFLSAARVRRWLHEGTFDVIHIHEPTSPSLGLLTCWAAQGPIVATFHTSNPRSRAMIAAYAILQAALEKISARIAVSEYARRTLVEHLGGDAVVIPNGVDVDFFARAEPRPEWQGGTIGFIGRIDEPRKGLPVLMRALPAILAARPETRLLVAGRGDEEEAVASLPKEMRSRVEFLGMVSDEDKARLLRSVDLYVAPNTGGESFGIILVEAMSAGAPVLASDLDAFAQVLDQGAAGELFANENADALAEAAVRLLGDPERRAGLRERGSAHVRRFDWSTVGADILAVYETVTDGAASVAADERTGLRARFGLARE; this is encoded by the coding sequence GTGAAGATCGGCATCGTCTGCCCGTACTCCTGGGACGTTCCGGGCGGTGTGCAGTTCCACATCCGCGACCTGGCCGAGCATCTGATCCGGCTCGGCCACGAGGTGTCCGTGCTGGCCCCGGCCGACGACGAGACGCCGCTGCCGCCGTACGTGGTCTCCGCGGGCCGGGCCGTGCCGGTCCCGTACAACGGCTCGGTGGCCCGGCTGAACTTCGGGTTCCTGTCGGCGGCCCGGGTACGGCGCTGGCTGCACGAGGGCACGTTCGACGTCATCCACATCCACGAGCCGACCTCGCCGTCGCTGGGGCTGCTGACCTGCTGGGCGGCGCAAGGGCCGATCGTCGCCACCTTCCACACGTCCAACCCGCGCTCCCGGGCGATGATCGCCGCGTACGCGATCCTCCAGGCCGCGCTGGAGAAGATCAGCGCGCGGATCGCGGTCAGCGAGTACGCCCGCCGGACCCTGGTCGAGCACCTGGGCGGCGACGCCGTGGTCATCCCGAACGGGGTGGACGTCGACTTCTTCGCGCGGGCCGAGCCCCGCCCCGAGTGGCAGGGCGGCACGATCGGCTTCATCGGCCGCATCGACGAACCCCGCAAGGGCCTGCCCGTGCTGATGCGCGCGCTCCCCGCGATCCTCGCCGCCCGCCCGGAGACCCGGCTGCTGGTGGCCGGCCGGGGCGACGAGGAGGAGGCCGTCGCCTCGCTGCCCAAGGAGATGCGCTCGCGGGTGGAGTTCCTGGGCATGGTGAGCGACGAGGACAAGGCGCGGCTGCTGCGCAGCGTCGATCTGTACGTGGCGCCCAACACCGGGGGCGAGAGCTTCGGGATCATCCTGGTCGAGGCCATGTCGGCGGGCGCGCCGGTCCTCGCCAGCGATCTGGACGCCTTCGCGCAGGTCCTGGACCAGGGTGCGGCGGGCGAGCTGTTCGCCAACGAGAACGCGGACGCGCTGGCCGAGGCGGCGGTCCGGCTGCTGGGCGACCCGGAGCGGCGCGCCGGGCTGCGCGAGCGGGGGAGCGCCCATGTGCGGCGCTTCGACTGGTCGACGGTCGGGGCGGACATCCTCGCGGTGTACGAGACGGTGACGGACGGGGCCGCCTCGGTGGCGGCCGACGAACGCACGGGGCTGCGCGCCCGGTTCGGGCTGGCCCGGGAGTGA
- the pgsA gene encoding phosphatidylinositol phosphate synthase: protein MLNKYARAFFTRVLTPFAALLLRLGVSPDAVTLIGTAGVMAGALVFFPMGEFFWGTIVITIFVFSDLVDGNMARQAGISSRWGAFLDSTLDRVADGAIFGGFALWYAGSGDDNILCAVAIFCLASGQVVSYTKARGEAIGLPVAVNGLVERAERLVISLVAAGFAGLHKFGVPGIQVLLPIALWIVAVGSLVTLVQRVVTVRREAAEADAADAAGQ, encoded by the coding sequence ATGCTGAACAAGTACGCGCGTGCCTTTTTCACGCGTGTCCTCACGCCGTTCGCCGCACTGCTCCTCCGTCTCGGCGTGAGCCCGGACGCGGTCACCCTGATCGGCACGGCCGGGGTGATGGCCGGTGCGCTGGTCTTCTTCCCGATGGGGGAGTTCTTCTGGGGCACGATCGTCATCACGATCTTCGTGTTCTCGGACCTCGTCGACGGGAACATGGCGCGCCAGGCGGGCATCTCCAGCCGGTGGGGCGCGTTCCTGGACTCCACGCTCGACCGGGTCGCCGACGGTGCGATCTTCGGCGGCTTCGCCCTCTGGTACGCGGGCAGCGGGGACGACAACATCCTGTGCGCGGTCGCGATCTTCTGCCTGGCGAGCGGCCAGGTGGTCTCGTACACCAAGGCGCGCGGTGAGGCGATCGGGCTGCCGGTGGCGGTCAACGGGCTCGTGGAGCGTGCCGAGCGCCTGGTGATCTCGCTGGTCGCGGCCGGTTTCGCGGGTCTGCACAAGTTCGGGGTGCCGGGCATCCAGGTGCTGCTGCCGATCGCGCTGTGGATCGTCGCCGTCGGCAGCCTGGTGACGCTGGTCCAGCGGGTCGTCACCGTGCGCCGGGAGGCGGCGGAGGCGGACGCGGCGGACGCGGCGGGGCAGTGA
- a CDS encoding elongation factor G-like protein EF-G2 → MGDKAHARTGAAGGAPAAGRHPRALRNVALVGHSGSGKTTLVEALAQTAGALGRAGRVEDGTTVSDHEEIEHRQNRSVQLSLVPVDWDGHRVNLLDTPGYADFVGEVRAGLRAADAALFVVSAAQEAEAVAATTRALWEECAAVGMPRALVVTHLDTARTPFDAMTRICGELFGGDDPDAVLPLYLPVLGPEAADGHAPLTGLTGLLTQRIFDYSGGERAEHPPSGDERAPLAEARARLIEGIIAESEDETLMDRYLGGEAIDTATLITDLERAVARGTFHPVLAAAPAAEGARQGIGTVELLDLITGGFPTPLEHPLPAVTTPDGSPLPALDGDPEGPLVAEVVKTSSDPYVGRLSLVRVFSGTLRPDDTVHVYGHGLGSPTHEDRPCHEARTRVGALTSPFGKQQRPLDACVAGDLACVARLETAETGDTLSGTGHPLLLAPWTTPDPLLPLAVRAHGKADEDKLSHSLARLVAEDPAIRLEQNPDTGQLVLWCLGEAHLDVALDRLRDHYGVQVDTVPHRVALRETFAGPATGRGRHVKQSGGHGQYAVCEIDVEPLPPGSGVEFVDRVVGGAVPRPFIASVEKGVRAQAARGVAAGHPLVDIRVVLRDGKAHSVDSSDAAFQTAGALALREAAAEAHVRLLEPVAEVGVLVPDDYVGPVMSDLSGRRGRVTGTEQSGSGRTLVRADVPELEIGRYAVELRALTHGTGRFDRSYARHEPMPPQLADRVLARRG, encoded by the coding sequence ATGGGCGACAAGGCACACGCACGCACCGGAGCCGCCGGAGGGGCACCGGCGGCCGGCCGCCACCCCCGCGCCCTGCGCAACGTGGCGCTGGTCGGCCACAGCGGCTCCGGCAAGACCACGCTGGTCGAGGCGCTCGCGCAGACCGCGGGCGCCCTCGGCCGGGCCGGCCGGGTCGAGGACGGCACGACCGTCTCCGACCACGAGGAGATCGAGCACCGCCAGAACCGGTCCGTCCAGCTCTCCCTGGTCCCCGTGGACTGGGACGGGCACCGCGTCAACCTGCTGGACACCCCCGGGTACGCCGACTTCGTCGGAGAGGTACGGGCCGGGCTGCGCGCGGCGGACGCGGCCCTCTTCGTGGTCTCGGCGGCCCAGGAGGCCGAGGCCGTCGCCGCGACCACCCGCGCCCTGTGGGAGGAGTGCGCCGCCGTCGGCATGCCCCGCGCCCTCGTGGTCACCCACCTCGACACCGCCCGCACCCCGTTCGACGCGATGACCCGGATCTGCGGGGAGCTGTTCGGGGGCGACGACCCCGACGCCGTACTCCCCCTCTACCTGCCCGTGCTCGGCCCCGAGGCCGCCGACGGGCACGCCCCGCTCACCGGCCTCACCGGCCTGCTCACCCAGCGGATCTTCGACTACTCCGGCGGCGAACGCGCCGAGCACCCGCCGTCCGGCGACGAGCGGGCCCCGCTGGCCGAGGCCCGCGCCCGGCTCATCGAGGGGATCATCGCGGAGAGCGAGGACGAGACCCTGATGGACCGCTACCTCGGCGGCGAGGCCATCGACACCGCCACCCTGATCACCGACCTCGAACGCGCCGTGGCCCGCGGCACCTTCCACCCCGTCCTCGCCGCCGCCCCCGCCGCCGAGGGCGCCCGCCAGGGCATCGGCACCGTCGAACTCCTCGACCTGATCACCGGCGGCTTCCCGACCCCCCTCGAACACCCGCTGCCCGCCGTCACCACCCCCGACGGCTCCCCGCTCCCCGCCCTGGACGGCGACCCCGAAGGCCCCCTGGTCGCGGAGGTCGTCAAGACGTCCTCCGACCCCTACGTCGGCCGGCTCTCCCTCGTCCGCGTCTTCTCCGGCACCCTGCGCCCCGACGACACCGTGCACGTCTACGGCCACGGCCTCGGCTCCCCCACCCACGAGGACCGCCCCTGCCACGAGGCGCGCACCCGGGTCGGCGCCCTCACCTCACCCTTCGGCAAGCAGCAGCGGCCCCTCGACGCGTGCGTCGCCGGCGACCTGGCCTGCGTCGCCCGGCTGGAGACGGCCGAGACCGGCGACACCCTCTCCGGCACCGGGCACCCCCTCCTCCTCGCACCCTGGACCACCCCCGACCCCCTGCTCCCGCTCGCGGTCCGGGCCCACGGCAAGGCCGACGAGGACAAGCTCTCCCACAGCCTGGCCCGCCTCGTCGCCGAGGACCCGGCCATCCGCCTCGAACAGAACCCGGACACCGGACAGCTCGTCCTGTGGTGCCTGGGCGAGGCCCACCTGGACGTCGCCCTGGACCGGCTGCGCGACCACTACGGCGTCCAGGTCGACACCGTCCCGCACCGCGTCGCCCTCCGCGAGACCTTCGCCGGACCGGCCACCGGACGCGGCCGCCACGTCAAGCAGTCCGGCGGCCACGGCCAGTACGCGGTCTGCGAGATCGACGTCGAACCCCTGCCCCCGGGCTCCGGCGTCGAATTCGTGGACCGGGTCGTCGGCGGCGCCGTCCCCCGCCCGTTCATCGCCTCCGTCGAGAAGGGCGTCCGCGCCCAGGCCGCCCGGGGCGTCGCCGCCGGGCACCCCCTGGTCGACATCCGGGTCGTCCTGCGCGACGGCAAGGCGCACTCCGTGGACTCCTCGGACGCCGCCTTCCAGACCGCCGGCGCCCTGGCCCTGCGCGAGGCCGCCGCCGAGGCGCACGTCCGGCTCCTGGAACCCGTCGCCGAGGTCGGCGTCCTGGTGCCCGACGACTACGTCGGGCCGGTCATGAGCGACCTCTCGGGCCGCCGGGGCCGGGTCACCGGCACCGAGCAGTCCGGCTCCGGACGCACCCTCGTCCGCGCCGACGTGCCCGAACTGGAGATCGGCCGGTACGCGGTGGAGCTGCGCGCCCTCACCCACGGCACCGGACGCTTCGACCGCTCGTACGCCCGCCACGAACCCATGCCCCCACAGCTCGCCGACCGCGTCCTCGCCCGGCGGGGGTGA
- the pdxS gene encoding pyridoxal 5'-phosphate synthase lyase subunit PdxS, which produces MSTLPSTPQSADAPATGTARVKRGMAEQLKGGVIMDVVNAEQAKIAEDAGAVAVMALERVPADIRKDGGVARMSDPNMIEEIIESVSIPVMAKSRIGHFVEAQVLQSLGVDYIDESEVLTPADEVNHSDKFAFTTPFVCGATNLGEALRRIAEGAAMIRSKGEAGTGNVVEAVRHLRQIKNEIARLRGFDNNELYAAAKDLRAPYELVKEVAELGKLPVVLFSAGGVATPADAALMRQLGAEGVFVGSGIFKSGDPAKRAAAIVKATTFYDDPKIIADASRNLGEAMVGINCDTLPEAERYANRGW; this is translated from the coding sequence GTGTCCACGCTTCCCAGCACCCCGCAGTCCGCCGACGCCCCGGCCACCGGCACCGCCCGCGTCAAGCGCGGCATGGCCGAGCAGCTCAAGGGCGGCGTGATCATGGACGTCGTCAACGCCGAGCAGGCGAAGATCGCCGAGGACGCGGGCGCGGTGGCCGTCATGGCCCTGGAGCGGGTGCCGGCGGACATCCGCAAGGACGGCGGCGTGGCCCGGATGTCCGACCCGAACATGATCGAGGAGATCATCGAGTCGGTGTCCATCCCGGTGATGGCCAAGTCCCGCATCGGCCACTTCGTGGAGGCTCAGGTCCTCCAGTCCCTCGGCGTCGACTACATCGACGAGTCCGAGGTCCTGACCCCGGCCGACGAGGTCAACCACAGCGACAAGTTCGCCTTCACCACCCCCTTCGTCTGCGGCGCCACCAACCTGGGCGAGGCGCTGCGCCGCATCGCCGAGGGCGCGGCCATGATCCGCTCCAAGGGCGAGGCCGGTACGGGCAACGTCGTGGAGGCCGTCCGCCACCTGCGCCAGATCAAGAACGAGATCGCCCGGCTGCGCGGCTTCGACAACAACGAGCTGTACGCCGCCGCCAAGGACCTCCGCGCCCCCTACGAGCTGGTCAAGGAGGTCGCGGAGCTGGGCAAGCTGCCCGTCGTGCTGTTCTCCGCGGGCGGCGTCGCCACCCCGGCCGACGCGGCGCTGATGCGTCAGCTCGGTGCCGAGGGCGTCTTCGTCGGCTCCGGGATCTTCAAGTCCGGCGACCCGGCCAAGCGCGCCGCGGCCATCGTGAAGGCGACCACCTTCTACGACGACCCGAAGATCATCGCGGACGCCTCCCGGAACCTGGGCGAGGCCATGGTCGGCATCAACTGCGACACGCTGCCCGAGGCCGAGCGCTACGCCAACCGCGGCTGGTAG
- the pdxT gene encoding pyridoxal 5'-phosphate synthase glutaminase subunit PdxT, whose translation MNDTPVIGVLALQGDVREHLVALASADALARPVRRPEELAEVDGLVLPGGESTTMSKLAALFGMLEPLRERIAAGMPVYGTCAGMIMLADKILDPRSGQETLGGIDMIVRRNAFGRQNESFEAAVDVAGIDGGPVEGVFIRAPWVESVGAGAKVVAEHGGHIVAVRQDNALATSFHPELTGDHRLHAYFTEMVRAAG comes from the coding sequence ATGAACGACACCCCTGTGATCGGAGTCCTGGCCCTCCAGGGCGACGTACGGGAACACCTGGTCGCCCTGGCCTCGGCGGACGCCCTGGCCAGGCCGGTCCGGCGTCCCGAGGAGCTGGCCGAGGTGGACGGCCTGGTCCTGCCCGGCGGCGAGTCCACCACCATGTCCAAGCTGGCCGCCCTCTTCGGCATGCTGGAACCGCTGCGCGAGCGGATCGCGGCCGGCATGCCGGTGTACGGCACCTGCGCCGGGATGATCATGCTCGCCGACAAGATCCTCGACCCCCGGTCCGGCCAGGAGACGCTGGGCGGCATCGACATGATCGTGCGCCGTAACGCTTTCGGGCGGCAGAACGAGTCCTTCGAGGCGGCCGTCGACGTCGCCGGGATCGACGGCGGGCCGGTCGAGGGCGTCTTCATCCGGGCCCCCTGGGTGGAGTCCGTGGGCGCCGGGGCGAAGGTCGTCGCCGAGCACGGCGGTCACATCGTGGCCGTACGGCAGGACAACGCCCTCGCCACCTCGTTCCACCCGGAACTGACCGGGGACCACCGGCTCCACGCGTACTTCACCGAGATGGTGCGCGCGGCCGGGTGA
- a CDS encoding phosphatidylinositol mannoside acyltransferase: MSGAEARPGPKERLSDALYGLGWAAVKTLPEPAARALFRTLADQVWKRRGKSVLRLEANLKRVVPDADPARLAALSRAGMRSYMRYWMESFRLPTWSPERIKASIDVTDAHRLTDGLDSGRGVILALPHLGNWDLAGAWVTTDLKVPFTTVAERLKPESLYDRFVAYREGLGMEVLPHTGGAAFGTLARRLRSGGLVCLVADRDLSSSGIEVSFFGDTARMPAGPALLAQQTGALLLPVTLSYDDTPVMKARVHPPVEVPESGDRAARTSVMTQALADAFAVGIAAHPEDWHMLQRLWIADLEPRGDRSGDPT; encoded by the coding sequence GTGAGCGGCGCCGAAGCGCGGCCCGGCCCGAAGGAGCGGCTGAGCGACGCGCTGTACGGGCTGGGCTGGGCGGCGGTCAAGACGCTGCCCGAACCGGCCGCCCGGGCCCTGTTCCGTACCCTCGCCGACCAGGTGTGGAAGCGGCGCGGCAAGAGCGTGCTGCGCCTGGAGGCGAACCTGAAGCGGGTCGTGCCGGACGCCGATCCGGCCCGGCTGGCCGCCCTGTCGCGGGCCGGCATGCGTTCGTACATGCGCTACTGGATGGAGTCGTTCCGGCTGCCCACCTGGAGCCCGGAGCGGATCAAGGCGTCGATCGACGTCACGGACGCGCACCGGCTGACGGACGGGCTCGACTCCGGGCGCGGGGTGATCCTCGCCCTGCCGCACCTGGGGAACTGGGACCTGGCCGGGGCGTGGGTCACCACGGACCTGAAGGTGCCCTTCACCACGGTCGCCGAGCGGCTGAAGCCGGAATCGCTGTACGACCGGTTCGTCGCCTACCGCGAGGGCCTGGGCATGGAGGTGCTGCCGCACACCGGCGGCGCCGCGTTCGGGACGCTGGCCCGGCGGCTGCGGTCGGGCGGTCTGGTCTGCCTGGTCGCCGACCGCGACCTGTCCTCGTCGGGCATCGAGGTGTCGTTCTTCGGCGACACGGCCCGGATGCCGGCGGGGCCCGCGCTGCTGGCCCAGCAGACCGGCGCGCTGCTGCTGCCGGTGACCCTCTCGTACGACGACACACCGGTGATGAAGGCGCGCGTCCATCCGCCGGTCGAGGTGCCGGAGTCAGGTGACCGGGCCGCGAGGACGTCCGTGATGACACAGGCCCTGGCCGACGCGTTCGCCGTGGGCATCGCCGCTCACCCGGAGGACTGGCACATGCTGCAACGGCTCTGGATCGCCGACCTCGAACCCCGTGGAGACCGGAGCGGAGACCCGACGTGA
- a CDS encoding HIT family protein: MLAGMTSEPEQQIGVGTPDAFQRLWTPHRMAYIQGENKPTGPEAGDGCPFCGIPEKSDEDGLVVARGAQVYAVLNLYPYNGGHLMVVPYRHVADYTELDGPETAELADFTKRAMRALRAASGAHGFNIGMNQGAVAGAGIAAHLHQHLVPRWGGDANFMPVVGHTRVLPQLLADTRKMLADAWPAA; the protein is encoded by the coding sequence ATGCTGGCCGGCATGACGAGTGAGCCGGAGCAGCAGATCGGAGTGGGGACGCCCGACGCGTTCCAGCGCCTGTGGACGCCCCACCGGATGGCGTACATCCAGGGCGAGAACAAGCCGACCGGCCCGGAGGCGGGGGACGGCTGTCCGTTCTGCGGGATTCCGGAGAAGTCGGACGAGGACGGGCTCGTCGTCGCGCGCGGTGCGCAGGTGTACGCCGTGCTGAATCTGTACCCGTACAACGGGGGGCACCTGATGGTGGTGCCGTACCGGCATGTCGCGGACTACACGGAGCTGGACGGTCCGGAGACGGCGGAGCTGGCCGATTTCACGAAGCGGGCGATGCGCGCGCTGCGGGCGGCCTCGGGTGCGCACGGTTTCAACATCGGGATGAACCAGGGTGCGGTGGCGGGGGCGGGCATCGCCGCGCATCTGCACCAGCATCTGGTGCCCCGGTGGGGTGGGGACGCCAACTTCATGCCGGTGGTGGGGCACACCCGGGTGCTGCCGCAGCTGCTGGCGGACACCCGGAAGATGCTGGCGGACGCCTGGCCGGCCGCTTGA
- a CDS encoding YebC/PmpR family DNA-binding transcriptional regulator, with protein MSGHSKWATTKHKKAVIDAKRGKLFAKLIKNIEVAARTGGVDPEGNPTLVDAIQKAKKSSVPNKNIDSAVKRGGGLEAGGVDYQTIMYEGYGPNGVAVLIECLTDNRNRAASDVRVAMTRNGGSMADPGSVAYLFNRKGVVIVPKGDLTEDDVLGAVLEAGAEEVNDLGDSFEVVSEATDMVAVRTALQQAEIDYDSAEANFLPTMQVDLDEEGARKIFKLIDALEDSDDVQNVFANFDVSDEVMAKVDA; from the coding sequence ATGTCCGGCCACTCTAAATGGGCTACGACGAAGCACAAGAAGGCCGTGATTGACGCCAAGCGCGGCAAGCTCTTCGCGAAGCTGATCAAGAACATCGAGGTCGCGGCCCGCACCGGCGGTGTGGACCCCGAGGGCAACCCGACCCTCGTGGACGCGATCCAGAAGGCGAAGAAGAGTTCGGTCCCGAACAAGAACATCGACTCCGCGGTCAAGCGCGGTGGCGGTCTCGAAGCGGGCGGCGTCGACTACCAGACGATCATGTACGAGGGTTACGGCCCCAACGGTGTCGCGGTGCTCATCGAGTGCCTCACCGACAACCGCAACCGTGCCGCGTCCGACGTCCGGGTCGCCATGACCCGCAACGGCGGCTCGATGGCCGACCCGGGTTCCGTCGCGTACCTCTTCAACCGCAAGGGCGTCGTCATCGTCCCCAAGGGCGACCTGACCGAGGACGACGTGCTCGGTGCCGTCCTCGAAGCGGGCGCCGAGGAGGTCAACGACCTCGGTGACTCCTTCGAGGTCGTCAGCGAGGCCACCGACATGGTCGCGGTCCGCACCGCGCTCCAGCAGGCGGAAATCGACTACGACTCGGCCGAGGCCAACTTCCTGCCCACCATGCAGGTCGACCTCGACGAGGAGGGCGCGCGCAAGATCTTCAAGCTGATCGACGCGCTGGAGGACAGCGACGACGTGCAGAACGTCTTCGCCAACTTCGACGTCAGCGACGAGGTCATGGCGAAGGTCGACGCCTGA
- the ruvC gene encoding crossover junction endodeoxyribonuclease RuvC, which translates to MRVLGVDPGLTRCGVGVVEGVAGRPLTMRGVGVVRTPADAELGDRLVAIERGIEQWLDEHRPDCVAVERVFAQHNVRTVMGTAQASAVAMLCAARRGLPVALHTPSEVKAAVSGSGRADKAQVGAMVTRLLRLDAPPKPADAADALALAICHIWRAPAANRLQQAHAAATAARATPRVPRTAAVPVRKVPR; encoded by the coding sequence GTGCGCGTGCTCGGCGTGGACCCGGGACTGACCAGGTGCGGGGTCGGCGTGGTCGAGGGCGTCGCGGGCCGCCCGCTCACCATGCGCGGCGTGGGCGTCGTGCGCACCCCGGCCGACGCGGAGCTGGGCGACCGGCTCGTGGCGATCGAGCGCGGCATCGAACAATGGCTGGACGAGCACCGCCCCGACTGCGTCGCCGTGGAGCGGGTCTTCGCCCAGCACAACGTGCGTACGGTGATGGGCACCGCCCAGGCCAGCGCCGTCGCGATGCTCTGCGCGGCCCGGCGCGGCCTCCCCGTCGCCCTGCACACCCCCAGCGAGGTCAAGGCCGCCGTCTCCGGCAGCGGACGCGCCGACAAGGCGCAGGTCGGCGCCATGGTCACCCGGCTCCTGCGGCTGGACGCCCCGCCCAAGCCGGCCGACGCCGCGGACGCCCTGGCCCTCGCCATCTGCCACATCTGGCGCGCCCCCGCCGCCAACCGCCTCCAGCAGGCGCACGCGGCGGCCACCGCCGCCCGCGCCACCCCGCGCGTCCCGCGCACCGCAGCCGTACCCGTCCGGAAGGTCCCCCGATGA